The Panicum virgatum strain AP13 chromosome 5K, P.virgatum_v5, whole genome shotgun sequence genome has a window encoding:
- the LOC120707366 gene encoding uncharacterized protein LOC120707366 has protein sequence MPLQQEHRRTTRAWGSTHAWPAEHLQGENASSRLCASRAGRAPASARWHGGTPCFGPARRPHGPCLGPTARHEHGAAGTAAARCRAGPGRAGPLVIYTCKDLESKTSTER, from the exons ATGCCGCTGCAGCAGGAGCACAGGAGAACCACTCGGGCGTGGGGCTCAACGCACGCGTGGCCGGCGGAGCACCTCCAGGGCGAGAACGCCAGCAGCCGCCTCTGCGCGTCGAGGGCCGGCAGAGCACCTGCATCGGCACGGTGGCACGGCGGCACGCCATGCTTCGGGCCGGCCCGACGGCCCCACGGGCCGTGCCTTGGGCCGACGGCCAGGCACGAGCACGGcgcggccggcacggcggcggcacgatgtcgtgccgggccgggccgggctggCCCGTTGGTCATCTATACATGCAAGGACCTCGAGAGCAAAACAAGTACTGAAAG GTAA